A region of Acidithiobacillus ferridurans DNA encodes the following proteins:
- the bioB gene encoding biotin synthase BioB, which yields MNHSAALPTLDAILEIYASPFNDLIYEAQQVHRLHFDPNAIQCSTLLSIKTGGCPEDCGYCSQSVHHQTALQAEPLMDLEQVRAAAREAKANGAQRLCMGAAWRSPHDRDIEKVAAMIGVVKEYGLESCVTLGMLKPGQAERLQHAGLDYYNHNLDTSPEFYGEVIHTRSYQDRLDTLEAVRDAGIRICSGGILGMGESRRDRARMLQVLAQLPQAPESIPINALVPIPGTPLEAAEPIDGFEFVRTVAVARILFPKAYVRLSAGREAMSDELQALAFLAGANSIFLGDRLLTTGNASTGHDQALFNRLGLHRSAD from the coding sequence ATGAACCACAGCGCAGCACTGCCGACTCTCGATGCCATCCTCGAAATCTATGCCAGCCCCTTCAACGATCTGATTTATGAGGCGCAACAGGTGCATCGGCTACACTTTGATCCAAATGCCATCCAGTGCTCCACCCTCCTCTCCATCAAGACCGGCGGTTGCCCCGAGGATTGTGGCTACTGCTCCCAGAGCGTCCATCACCAGACGGCCCTCCAGGCCGAACCGCTGATGGATCTTGAACAGGTGCGTGCCGCCGCGCGGGAGGCCAAAGCCAATGGGGCCCAACGCCTGTGCATGGGGGCTGCCTGGCGCTCGCCCCACGACCGGGATATCGAAAAAGTAGCCGCCATGATCGGCGTGGTCAAGGAGTATGGCCTGGAAAGCTGCGTGACGCTGGGGATGCTCAAACCGGGGCAAGCGGAACGCTTACAGCATGCTGGCCTCGACTACTACAACCACAATCTCGATACCTCCCCCGAGTTTTATGGTGAAGTCATCCACACCCGCAGTTATCAGGACCGCCTCGACACCCTGGAAGCGGTGCGTGACGCCGGTATCCGGATTTGCAGCGGCGGCATCCTCGGCATGGGAGAGTCCCGCCGGGACCGGGCGCGGATGCTGCAAGTGCTCGCGCAGTTGCCCCAGGCTCCGGAGAGTATCCCCATCAACGCCCTGGTGCCCATTCCCGGCACCCCGCTGGAGGCTGCGGAGCCGATTGACGGCTTTGAATTCGTGCGCACCGTCGCGGTCGCCAGAATCCTCTTCCCCAAGGCCTACGTACGGCTTTCGGCAGGGCGCGAAGCCATGAGCGACGAATTACAGGCGCTCGCCTTTCTGGCCGGTGCCAACAGCATTTTTCTTGGGGATCGCCTGCTGACGACAGGGAATGCCAGCACCGGACATGATCAGGCCTTGTTCAACCGACTGGGCCTGCACCGCAGCGCGGACTGA
- a CDS encoding acyloxyacyl hydrolase — protein MKDGSKILARILGVTALALLAAGPAWAEGAGLHVVQGGPAYFDAGIGAFNAAGVEPGPGHRGNATLPEIDLEYQSASKLFGIGALWGIVANTNGGFMGYTGFYSDIAWDHWVLTPVLGMGGYNQGRGKYLDGTFQFRLELSLAYQFADQSRLGIKIAHISNAYIANEDPGEDEVLLTYAIPLSFGDHS, from the coding sequence TAGTAAAATCCTGGCGAGGATCCTGGGTGTGACGGCATTGGCTCTGCTGGCAGCCGGGCCAGCCTGGGCAGAAGGCGCAGGCTTGCATGTGGTCCAGGGCGGACCTGCGTATTTCGACGCCGGTATCGGCGCCTTTAACGCGGCTGGCGTCGAGCCCGGTCCTGGACATCGGGGTAATGCAACCCTTCCGGAGATCGATCTGGAATACCAGTCTGCCTCCAAGTTGTTCGGCATCGGCGCGCTATGGGGTATCGTCGCCAATACCAACGGCGGTTTCATGGGCTACACCGGCTTTTACTCGGATATTGCCTGGGATCACTGGGTACTGACGCCGGTGCTCGGCATGGGCGGATATAATCAGGGGCGCGGCAAATATCTGGACGGCACCTTCCAGTTTCGTCTGGAGTTGAGTCTGGCTTATCAGTTTGCCGATCAGTCGCGCTTGGGAATCAAGATCGCCCACATTTCCAATGCATATATCGCCAACGAGGATCCCGGCGAGGATGAGGTGCTGCTGACCTACGCCATCCCCCTGTCTTTTGGTGACCACTCCTGA